In Herpetosiphon gulosus, the DNA window TCAAGCTCGGGTGTTGACCGAAAAATATGCAGGTTTAGTCATGGGGCTTCAGTAGAGTCTAGGAGTAAGCCAATAATCTGCCAAAGCATACAGCCGCTCCAAGTGTAGGAGCGGCTGTATGGTTAGAGATGGGTTTGAACTTACTTTTGCAGGCTATCGCGAATTTCGCGTAGCAACAAGACTTCTTCGCTTGGTGGTGGTGCGGTAGGAGCCTCGGCCTCTTGCTTGCGACGAGTCGAATTGATGCCCTTGACTACGAGGAATAAGACTAGTGCCACTAGGATAAAATCGATCACTGCCTGAACAAAAAGCCCATAAACAATCGGGGTTTCGCCAACCATAAATTGTAGCCCATCAACTTTGGGTTGTTTGAAGATTGCAGCAATCAATGGCATTAAAATACTATCAACCAAGGCTGTGACAATTTTGCCAAAGGCGGCTCCAATAATCACCCCAATTGCCAAATCCAGAACATTACCTTTGAAGGCAAATTCCTTGAACTCCTTAAACATCGCGTATCCTCCGGTACTATGCCACAATAGGCCATCGAGCAAACAAGCG includes these proteins:
- the mscL gene encoding large conductance mechanosensitive channel protein MscL, whose product is MFKEFKEFAFKGNVLDLAIGVIIGAAFGKIVTALVDSILMPLIAAIFKQPKVDGLQFMVGETPIVYGLFVQAVIDFILVALVLFLVVKGINSTRRKQEAEAPTAPPPSEEVLLLREIRDSLQK